A genomic segment from Myxococcota bacterium encodes:
- a CDS encoding LemA family protein translates to MSRPTPVRARRATAALAALLALTATSGCGYNDIQAGDEAVSAAWAEVANQYQRRADLIPNLVKVVKGAASFERETLEAVVSARAKATSIELSPELVNDPAALQRFMDAQGQLTSALSRLFAVSERYPELRATDAFRDLQAQIEGTENRVTVARGRYIDAVQSYNTLIRSFPVNLTAKLFGAERKATFEARSDVTDRPPEVEF, encoded by the coding sequence GTGAGTCGACCGACCCCTGTGCGCGCGCGCCGCGCGACCGCCGCGCTCGCCGCCCTGCTCGCGCTCACCGCGACGAGCGGCTGCGGCTACAACGACATCCAGGCCGGCGACGAGGCCGTCTCGGCCGCGTGGGCCGAGGTCGCGAACCAGTACCAGCGCCGCGCCGACCTCATCCCCAACCTCGTGAAGGTCGTGAAGGGCGCGGCGAGCTTCGAGCGCGAGACGCTCGAGGCCGTCGTGTCCGCGCGCGCGAAGGCGACGAGCATCGAGCTCTCGCCCGAGCTCGTGAACGACCCGGCCGCCCTGCAGCGCTTCATGGACGCGCAGGGTCAGCTCACGAGCGCGCTGTCGCGGCTGTTCGCCGTCTCCGAGCGCTACCCCGAGCTGCGCGCGACGGACGCCTTCCGCGACCTGCAGGCGCAGATCGAGGGCACGGAGAACCGCGTCACCGTCGCGCGCGGGCGCTACATCGACGCCGTCCAGTCCTACAACACGCTCATCCGCTCGTTCCCCGTGAACCTCACCGCGAAGCTGTTCGGCGCCGAGCGCAAGGCCACGTTCGAGGCGCGCAGCGACGTCACCGACCGGCCGCCGGAGGTCGAGTTCTGA
- a CDS encoding neutral zinc metallopeptidase gives MRWQRGRRSQNLEDRRGNAGRGRLPGFPGLGGGAQGGRVRIPMGGGRGGGLSLGGLVLMLGVAWLLGVNPLDMLGGAGGGAVGVDLDGGFPGAAMPEVGARPPATTTPAEEELVEFVSFVLDDLQATWGELLPGYRDAKLVLFRDATPSACGMGQSAMGPFYCPGDQKVYVDLAFYDELRQRFGAPGDFAQAYVLAHEIGHHVQRLTGVEEAVRREQRAASSRANELSVRMELQADCLAGVWGHATSRRGVLEPGDVEEGLRAAAAIGDDRIQRMSGRGVQPESFTHGSSEQRTRWLRKGLESGDPNACDTFEVSRL, from the coding sequence ATGCGGTGGCAGCGCGGGCGACGGAGCCAGAACCTCGAGGATCGCCGCGGCAACGCGGGGCGCGGGCGGCTTCCCGGCTTCCCGGGCCTCGGAGGCGGCGCGCAGGGCGGGCGCGTGCGCATCCCGATGGGCGGCGGGCGCGGCGGCGGCCTCTCGCTCGGCGGCCTCGTGCTGATGCTCGGCGTCGCGTGGCTGCTCGGCGTGAACCCGCTCGACATGCTAGGCGGCGCGGGCGGCGGCGCGGTGGGGGTCGACCTCGACGGCGGCTTCCCGGGCGCCGCGATGCCCGAGGTCGGCGCGCGGCCGCCCGCGACGACGACGCCCGCCGAGGAGGAGCTCGTCGAGTTCGTCTCGTTCGTGCTCGACGACCTGCAGGCGACGTGGGGCGAGCTGCTCCCCGGCTACCGCGACGCGAAGCTCGTGCTCTTCCGCGACGCGACGCCGTCGGCGTGCGGCATGGGCCAGAGCGCGATGGGCCCGTTCTACTGCCCGGGCGACCAGAAGGTGTACGTCGACCTCGCCTTCTACGACGAGCTGCGACAGCGCTTCGGCGCGCCCGGCGACTTCGCGCAGGCCTACGTGCTCGCGCACGAGATCGGCCATCACGTGCAGCGGCTCACGGGCGTCGAGGAGGCGGTGCGGCGCGAGCAGCGCGCGGCGTCGTCGCGCGCGAACGAGCTCTCGGTGCGCATGGAGCTGCAGGCCGACTGCCTGGCCGGCGTGTGGGGCCACGCGACGTCGCGCCGCGGCGTGCTCGAGCCGGGCGACGTCGAGGAGGGGCTGCGCGCGGCCGCGGCGATCGGCGACGACCGCATCCAGCGCATGAGCGGCCGCGGCGTGCAGCCCGAGAGCTTCACGCACGGCTCGTCCGAGCAGCGCACGCGCTGGCTGCGCAAGGGGCTCGAGAGCGGCGACCCGAACGCCTGCGACACGTTCGAGGTGTCGCGCCTCTAG
- a CDS encoding helix-turn-helix domain-containing protein — translation MDETKPEARRELGKAATQERILAAATELFIERGYESTTVQDVADRAGVSRATVFWHFSEKAALFREAFTRMCDPFRASLEQDWSDVEPGKRLQEQLAMSERFARDHHREIGAFIRWAIESPAFREFVITAIMDLNQRFAGTITQTVAEIAPPGHDPKLLATSLMLAFDANLLISVLDTRVDAGVRTRDERSAAVAALAALIAKAGEPGR, via the coding sequence ATGGACGAGACGAAGCCCGAGGCCAGGCGCGAGCTCGGCAAGGCCGCGACGCAGGAGCGCATCCTCGCCGCCGCGACCGAGCTCTTCATCGAGCGCGGCTACGAGAGCACGACCGTGCAGGACGTCGCCGACCGCGCGGGCGTGAGCCGCGCCACCGTCTTCTGGCACTTCAGCGAGAAGGCCGCGCTCTTCCGCGAGGCGTTCACGCGCATGTGCGACCCGTTCCGCGCGTCGCTCGAGCAGGACTGGTCGGACGTCGAGCCCGGCAAGCGCCTGCAGGAGCAGCTCGCCATGTCCGAGCGCTTCGCGCGCGACCACCACCGCGAGATCGGCGCGTTCATCCGCTGGGCGATCGAGTCGCCCGCGTTCCGCGAGTTCGTCATCACCGCGATCATGGACCTGAACCAGCGCTTCGCCGGGACGATCACGCAGACGGTCGCCGAGATCGCGCCGCCCGGGCACGACCCGAAGCTCCTCGCCACGAGCCTCATGCTCGCCTTCGACGCGAACCTGCTCATCTCGGTGCTCGACACGCGCGTCGACGCGGGCGTGCGCACGCGCGACGAGCGGAGCGCGGCCGTCGCCGCGCTCGCCGCGCTGATCGCGAAGGCCGGCGAGCCGGGACGCTAG
- a CDS encoding sulfotransferase: MDEAGRSTLAPARLPLPIRAMNRMGPLLARARVFPARLEPEALLDEAARAAGCDDFGPDEFREGYERLVASLEGDAALTPFGRFFAKRQLMELLTQRLALVDWRKRHPEVAREAIARPLVVMGLPRTGTTILYGLLAQDPAHRSPLSWEVDDPCPPPEAATYDVDPRIRRTEKRFAQLRGLAPTFQAIHPIGALLPQECIVLTASAFLSIRFEMCFDVAAYQRWIVGADLAPAYRWHRAFLQHLQSRHRRERWVLKSPGHLGPVAAMMAEYPDAMVVQTHRDPRKVVPSVSSLEYAMRCVSTAAPDAHALGRQQLWLWSTYLQQGLEARAALPQHAGQFLDLHFHEIAADPLASVARIYDHFGLALSAEAEARMRAFLAANPRDAHGTHRYTLGMFGLQSDEVDAAFKGYCERFGVVPERAG, translated from the coding sequence ATGGACGAGGCAGGCCGGTCGACGCTCGCGCCCGCGCGCCTCCCGCTGCCGATCCGCGCCATGAACCGCATGGGCCCGCTGCTCGCGCGCGCGCGCGTCTTCCCCGCGCGCCTCGAGCCCGAGGCGCTGCTCGACGAGGCCGCGCGCGCCGCGGGCTGCGACGACTTCGGCCCCGACGAGTTCCGCGAGGGCTACGAGCGGCTCGTCGCGTCGCTCGAGGGCGACGCCGCGCTCACGCCGTTCGGCCGCTTCTTCGCGAAGCGCCAGCTGATGGAGCTGCTGACGCAGCGGCTCGCGCTCGTCGACTGGCGCAAGCGCCACCCGGAGGTCGCGCGCGAGGCGATCGCGCGGCCGCTCGTCGTGATGGGGCTCCCGCGCACGGGCACGACCATTCTCTACGGGCTGCTCGCGCAGGATCCCGCGCACCGCTCGCCGCTGTCGTGGGAGGTCGACGACCCGTGTCCGCCGCCCGAGGCGGCGACGTACGACGTCGACCCGCGCATCCGCCGCACCGAGAAGCGCTTCGCGCAGCTGCGCGGGCTCGCGCCGACGTTCCAGGCCATCCATCCGATCGGCGCGCTCCTGCCGCAGGAGTGCATCGTGCTCACGGCGTCGGCGTTCCTGAGCATCCGCTTCGAGATGTGCTTCGACGTCGCCGCCTATCAACGCTGGATCGTCGGCGCCGACCTCGCGCCCGCCTATCGCTGGCACCGCGCCTTCCTGCAGCACCTGCAGTCGCGGCACCGCCGCGAGCGCTGGGTGCTGAAGTCGCCCGGGCACCTCGGGCCCGTGGCCGCGATGATGGCCGAGTATCCCGACGCGATGGTCGTGCAGACGCACCGCGACCCGCGCAAGGTGGTGCCGAGCGTGTCGAGCCTCGAGTACGCGATGCGCTGCGTGTCGACCGCGGCGCCCGATGCGCACGCGCTCGGGCGCCAGCAGCTGTGGCTGTGGTCGACGTACCTGCAGCAGGGGCTCGAGGCGCGCGCCGCGCTGCCGCAGCACGCGGGGCAGTTCCTCGACCTCCACTTCCACGAGATCGCGGCCGACCCGCTCGCGAGCGTCGCGCGCATCTACGACCACTTCGGGCTCGCGCTCTCCGCGGAGGCCGAGGCGCGCATGCGCGCCTTCCTCGCCGCGAATCCGCGCGACGCGCACGGCACGCACCGCTACACGCTCGGCATGTTCGGCCTGCAGAGCGACGAGGTCGACGCCGCGTTCAAGGGCTACTGCGAGCGCTTCGGCGTCGTGCCCGAGCGCGCAGGCTGA
- a CDS encoding PilZ domain-containing protein: protein MSAKGRVLVVGFPRGAAELRSDLLQLGFLPLEVDDLGTASREFARGTPLNGLVFLNAHYPEHGLRPALEQLRTAARGSAQLVAVGATPHLHTRRLLRDSGVPIGLWTPYELEDLRLAIDIATPGIDAERRSYRRVPTAIRAQLSHAERRIAATIRDLSVSGGRFEAAEPVARGTELVAHFALSGEPLALRARVAFAIEPRESDARVSFGVRFLSPPSAALAALAGYVNARTDARRV, encoded by the coding sequence TTGTCCGCGAAGGGCCGCGTCCTGGTGGTCGGCTTTCCCCGTGGTGCGGCGGAGCTGCGCTCCGACCTGCTCCAGCTCGGGTTCCTTCCGCTCGAGGTCGACGACCTCGGCACCGCCTCGCGCGAGTTCGCGCGAGGGACGCCGCTCAATGGGCTCGTCTTCCTGAACGCCCACTACCCCGAGCACGGGCTGCGCCCCGCGCTCGAGCAGCTGCGCACGGCCGCGCGCGGGAGCGCGCAGCTCGTGGCGGTCGGCGCGACGCCCCACCTCCACACGCGCCGGCTGCTTCGCGACTCGGGCGTGCCGATCGGCCTGTGGACGCCCTACGAGCTCGAGGACCTGCGGCTCGCGATCGACATCGCGACGCCCGGCATCGACGCCGAGCGCCGCTCGTACCGGCGCGTGCCGACGGCCATCCGCGCCCAGCTGTCGCACGCCGAGCGGCGCATCGCCGCGACGATCCGCGACCTGTCCGTCTCGGGCGGCCGGTTCGAAGCGGCGGAGCCCGTCGCGCGCGGCACCGAGCTCGTCGCGCACTTCGCGCTCTCGGGCGAGCCGCTCGCGCTGCGCGCGCGCGTCGCGTTCGCGATCGAGCCGAGGGAGAGCGACGCGCGCGTGAGCTTCGGCGTGCGCTTCCTGTCGCCGCCGTCGGCGGCGCTCGCCGCGCTCGCGGGCTACGTCAACGCGCGCACGGATGCGCGCCGCGTCTGA
- a CDS encoding SDR family oxidoreductase, giving the protein MAAERGVAIVTGASSGIGEATAECLAAEGFAVVAAARSRDPLETLAARIERAGGRALAVPTDVADEAACRALVDRAFEAFGRVDLLVNNAGFSLSAALEQMSRDDLRRTFEVNLFGGLQLTGLLVPLMRAQGGGRVVNISSLASRVPAPLAVAYAATKGALESATDCLRLELAPWNIEMCLVVPGFVKTPVFDKAKEWGEFLRNDPDNPYRQLMFDLEEFAYGQLEHAIEPRAVGEVVALAATAASPRARYYVPFSARMQSGFMRTIPVSLRDRILARVYKMG; this is encoded by the coding sequence ATGGCAGCCGAGCGGGGGGTCGCGATCGTCACGGGGGCCTCCTCGGGCATCGGTGAGGCGACGGCCGAGTGCCTGGCCGCCGAGGGCTTCGCCGTCGTCGCGGCCGCGCGCAGCCGCGACCCGCTCGAGACGCTCGCCGCGCGCATCGAGCGCGCCGGCGGCCGCGCCCTCGCCGTCCCGACCGACGTCGCCGACGAGGCGGCGTGCCGGGCGCTCGTCGACCGCGCCTTCGAGGCCTTCGGCCGCGTCGACCTGCTCGTCAACAACGCGGGCTTCAGCCTGTCGGCCGCGCTCGAGCAGATGTCGCGCGACGACCTGCGCCGCACGTTCGAGGTGAACCTGTTCGGCGGGCTGCAGCTCACCGGGCTGCTCGTCCCGCTCATGCGCGCGCAGGGCGGCGGGCGCGTCGTCAACATCAGCTCGCTCGCGAGCCGCGTGCCCGCGCCGCTCGCCGTCGCCTACGCCGCGACGAAGGGCGCGCTCGAGTCGGCCACCGACTGCCTGCGCCTCGAGCTCGCGCCGTGGAACATCGAGATGTGCCTCGTCGTCCCCGGCTTCGTGAAGACGCCCGTCTTCGACAAGGCGAAGGAGTGGGGCGAGTTCCTGCGCAACGACCCCGACAACCCGTACCGCCAGCTGATGTTCGACCTCGAGGAGTTCGCCTACGGACAGCTCGAGCACGCGATCGAGCCGCGCGCGGTCGGCGAGGTCGTCGCGCTGGCCGCGACCGCGGCGTCGCCGCGCGCGCGCTACTACGTCCCGTTCTCGGCGCGCATGCAGTCGGGCTTCATGCGCACGATTCCCGTCTCGCTGCGCGATCGCATCCTCGCCCGCGTCTACAAGATGGGCTGA
- a CDS encoding OB-fold domain-containing protein has translation MATPEIPTTTRYTLEYPYTRTTGPVIGRFLTALRDGKILGVRTGGRVVVPPIEFDPETAEEIASPEYVEVGPGGTVVTATWIAEPTRKHPFQEPFAFALVLLDGADTPLVHAVKAASPDAVRKGARVAAQFRDERRQAITDVYFVPEAEARKQYIEPGQGEVEMTEHLISLEFEERLIPARRRYLKGLVEGRFVGQKSPVSGKVYVPSRGYDPMERVPMTEADDVVLPLTGTVVTYTIITPVQYYGQKETEPYVRASILLDGADTVIGQQDIRNIPRDEFRAGMRVRCVFKPVGERDISEIDNRWGGTGGVIDRWEPTGEPDVPFEKFSEHLF, from the coding sequence ATGGCCACACCCGAGATCCCGACCACCACGCGGTACACGCTCGAGTATCCCTATACGAGGACGACCGGTCCCGTCATCGGGCGCTTCCTGACGGCGCTGCGCGACGGGAAGATCCTCGGCGTCCGCACGGGCGGGCGGGTCGTCGTGCCGCCGATCGAGTTCGACCCGGAGACGGCGGAGGAGATCGCGAGCCCCGAGTACGTCGAGGTCGGGCCCGGCGGCACGGTCGTCACCGCGACGTGGATCGCGGAGCCGACGCGCAAGCATCCCTTCCAGGAGCCGTTCGCGTTCGCGCTCGTCCTGCTCGACGGCGCGGACACCCCGCTCGTGCACGCGGTGAAGGCCGCGTCGCCCGACGCGGTGCGCAAGGGCGCGCGCGTGGCCGCGCAGTTCCGCGACGAGCGGCGCCAGGCCATCACCGACGTCTACTTCGTGCCGGAGGCCGAGGCGCGCAAGCAGTACATCGAGCCGGGCCAGGGCGAGGTCGAGATGACCGAGCACCTGATCTCGCTCGAGTTCGAGGAGCGGCTCATCCCCGCGCGCCGACGCTATTTGAAGGGCCTCGTCGAGGGGCGCTTCGTCGGGCAGAAGAGCCCGGTGAGCGGCAAGGTCTACGTGCCGAGCAGGGGCTACGACCCGATGGAGCGCGTGCCCATGACGGAGGCCGACGACGTCGTGCTCCCGCTCACGGGCACCGTCGTCACCTACACGATCATCACGCCGGTGCAGTACTACGGGCAGAAGGAGACCGAGCCCTACGTGCGCGCCTCGATCCTGCTCGACGGCGCCGACACGGTGATCGGGCAGCAGGACATCCGGAACATCCCGCGCGACGAGTTCCGCGCGGGCATGCGCGTGCGCTGCGTCTTCAAACCCGTCGGCGAGCGCGACATCAGCGAGATCGACAACCGCTGGGGCGGCACGGGCGGCGTCATCGATCGGTGGGAGCCGACCGGCGAGCCCGACGTCCCCTTCGAGAAGTTTTCGGAGCACCTGTTCTGA
- a CDS encoding lipid-transfer protein, with amino-acid sequence MAGEDIAIVAFAQTPSYRSYADSEVSLLMGLTNQVLADTKLDRNEVDFTIAGSCDYLSGMPFAFVSNVDGFGAWPPVYESHVEMDGAWALFEAYVRLQMGDIDVALVAGSGKSSPGRPREIFPLQMNPYYHAPLGLDPVSMAGLQASALVDAGLATEADFAEVVSRSRRDALANPYAQVAKDVSVDALLKEPYYAAPLRKHDLPPISDGAAMVLLARGEKARALTDKPVWIRGIDHRMDSSHPGLRDLSESASTRIAAEKLGIDGGAFDIAELCVRYSPEEIVLRRALGLSDSVRVNPSGGPLCGHPVMATGLTRVVEAARRIANGEAGRALAHAASGPALQQNLLCVLEGGA; translated from the coding sequence ATGGCCGGAGAAGACATCGCAATCGTCGCGTTCGCGCAGACGCCCTCGTACCGCTCCTATGCGGACAGCGAGGTGTCGCTGCTCATGGGGCTCACGAACCAGGTCCTCGCCGACACGAAGCTCGACCGCAACGAGGTCGACTTCACCATCGCCGGGAGCTGCGACTACCTGTCGGGCATGCCGTTCGCCTTCGTCTCGAACGTCGACGGCTTCGGCGCGTGGCCGCCCGTCTACGAGTCGCACGTGGAGATGGATGGCGCGTGGGCGCTGTTCGAGGCGTACGTGCGCCTGCAGATGGGCGACATCGACGTCGCGCTCGTCGCGGGCTCGGGCAAGAGCTCGCCCGGCCGGCCGCGCGAGATCTTCCCGCTGCAGATGAACCCGTACTACCACGCGCCGCTCGGGCTCGACCCGGTGTCGATGGCCGGCCTGCAGGCCAGCGCGCTCGTCGACGCGGGCCTCGCGACCGAGGCGGACTTCGCCGAGGTGGTCTCGCGCTCGCGCCGCGACGCGCTCGCGAACCCCTACGCGCAGGTCGCGAAGGACGTGTCGGTCGACGCACTGCTGAAGGAGCCGTACTACGCGGCGCCGCTCCGCAAGCACGACCTGCCGCCCATCAGCGACGGCGCGGCGATGGTGCTGCTCGCGCGCGGCGAGAAGGCGCGCGCGCTGACGGACAAGCCCGTCTGGATCCGCGGCATCGACCACCGCATGGACTCGAGCCATCCCGGCCTTCGCGATCTCAGCGAGTCGGCCTCGACGCGCATCGCGGCCGAGAAGCTCGGCATCGACGGCGGCGCCTTCGACATCGCCGAGCTGTGCGTGCGCTACAGCCCGGAGGAGATCGTGCTGCGGCGCGCGCTCGGGCTCTCGGACTCCGTGCGCGTCAACCCGTCGGGCGGGCCGCTGTGCGGCCACCCGGTGATGGCGACGGGGCTCACGCGCGTCGTCGAGGCGGCGCGGCGCATCGCGAACGGCGAGGCCGGGCGCGCGCTCGCGCACGCCGCGAGCGGGCCGGCCCTGCAACAGAACCTGCTCTGCGTGCTCGAAGGGGGGGCGTAA